In Bacillus sp. S3, the sequence AACCATGTCTCTCTATCGGGAAGTCGGTTATGAATTAGCCTATACCTTTATTTATTCCCCTCGTGAGGGAACTCCAGCAGCTAAAATGGAGGATAATGTTCCGATGGAAGTAAAGAAAGAACGTTTACAGCGCTTAAACGCCCTTGTTAATGAGCTTTCTTTAGAAGCAATGAAGAAGCACGAAGGTCAAATCGTTGATGTTCTTGTCGAAGGGGAAAGCAAGAACAATCCAGATGTCCTTGCAGGGTATACAACTAGAAATAAGCTTGTGAATTTTGCAGCGCCGAAGTCAGCGATTGGAAAAATTGTTAAAGTAAAGATAACTGAAGCAAGAACATGGTCATTAAACGGAGAAATGGTAGAAGAATTAGAACCAGCAGAGGTGAAATAAAGTGACGAAGTATACAAAAGATGATATCGTCGCTCGTGCAGCAGAATTAGCACGTATGATTGCAGACACAGAAGAAGTTGACTTCTTCAAGCGGGCAGAAGCCCATATCCATGAAAATCAAAAGGTTAAGGCATTAATTTCAGACATTAAGGGTTTGCAAAAGCAGGCAGTTAACCTGCAGCATTACGGAAAGCCGGAAGCGTTAAAAAAGGTGGAAGATAAAATTGCTTCCATTGAACAAGAATTAGATGAAATTCCGGTTGTCCAAGATTTCAAACAATCACAATTGGAAGTGAATGAGTTGCTGCAACTAATTGCTTCGACCATTTCTAATACAGTTACTGATGAAATCATTATTTCAACAGGCGGCAATGTGTTAATGGGCGAAACAGGTGCGAGCGTGAAAAATGGCGGTGGTGATTGTGCAGGCCACGATGATTGTGATCACGATCATTAATGATAAAGGACCGGGCTTCTTATTGAGGCCTGGTTTTCTTTTTCTATAAATTTCCCCAACAAATCCCTATCCCTGAAAAAATCTTTGCAGCCAAACCTTCACTTTAAAGTACAGGCATGAAAGGCACACACCTATAAATCCCGCATAAAATGAATCATGACTAAACTTTTAACCAGTATTCACAAAATTATATATCACACTAGTCTATAAATCAGCATACGATGAAATGAAAATGAATGAGGAGGGTTCGCGCGAAATGGGAGAATATAGAGAGATAATTACCAAGGCGGTAGTAGCGAAAGGACGTAAATTTACCCAGTCCAATCATACGATTAGCCCGGCACATAGTCCGACAAGTATTCTTGGCTGTTGGATCATCAACCATAAATATAACGCGAAAAAAGTCGGTAAGACTGTAGAGATACATGGCTCATATGACATCAACGTTTGGTACTCATTTAATGATAATACCAAAACAGAAGTAGTAACTGAACGTGTTCAATATACCGATGTCATCAAGTTAAAGTATCGTGACCATGACTGCCTCGATGACAATGAAATTTGTGCTCGAGTGCTGCAGCAGCCTAATTGCTGTGAAGCTGTTATTTCCCCTAACGGTAACCGAATCATCGTCCATGTCGAAAGGGAATTCCTTGTAGAAGTAATTGGCGAGACAAAGGTTTGTGTCCGTGTCAGCTCTGAAGGATGCAAGGATAACGATGAGGATTGGGGCCTAGACGTAGACGACGAAGAATTCGAAGAACTAAATCCGGATTTCTTAGTCGGCTCTGAAGAGGAATAAAGACACTAGGAAGGTAAAACTTCCTAGTTTTTTTCTTGTTTATGAGAATGTTTAACTTGTAAAATCAGCATGCTAAATCCGAGGAGGTGTATGTATGGAGCCTAGACAGCCTGGGAATAAAAAGCTGCCTGATTTTAATGAATTGAACGACCGTATTATTGCTGAGAGTTCACCATCCCCCATGTTAGTCATCAAAACCAATCTTGACCCGAAGGAACCTATGGAGAATAATCCGTATTATCAAGAAGGAGAGCTCAAAAGCCCAAAAGCGTTTCGGGATTATTTTGAAGATTGAAAAAGCCAGGAGCTTATTCCTGGTCTTTTTCCCATTCATGCTTTAACAGTGATAATATGTATGTATCATGAAATTGTTCATTTTGATGAATGTAGCCGCGAAGTAATCCTTCCTTAGAAAAGCCCAGCTTCAGAAGCAAATTTACTGAGGCCTCATTTTCGGGGTATACCACGGCGCCGATTCGATTTAATTCTAATTGATTAAAACTAAACTGCAGCACCTCTTTAATTGCCTCTGAGGCATAGCCCATTCTCCAAAAAGAAGGATGGAGTTCATACCCAATCTCCGCACGTTTATTTTTCAGATGTAATACATTAAGACCGACTGTACCGATAATTCTTTGATTCTCCTTTAACTTGATTCCCCAGCGAATCCCCCGTTTTTCATGGAAGTTTTTGTGAAACATGTCTATTAATCTAGATGCCTCTACCTGCAAAGTAAAGCGATTCGTACCGTAAAACTGTGTCACATCTTCACATGATAAAATCTCATATAGTGGATCTACATGTTGATGTGTGATTTCAATTAAATTCAATCTTTTCGTTGCTAAAATAGGAAAAGCCATGGCAGCTCCTTTCAAAAAATGACCTAGAACGGATGTACATTAAGGTGGCATTATATTTTGGATAACTGAATATTTCCTTTATCATAAGTGTATATTGGCAGAAAAGAAATTTCCATTATAATATGTAATAAAAACCAGAAAAATCCTTTCGTCAGTTTGAAACTTGGAAGATAATTTGGAAATCTTTTGATGAGAAGGTGTAGGATGAAATCTGATGCGTATATTGATTTAATAGAAAAAGAATTATTGCCACAAATACGACTAACGATTGACAGCCCATTTGATCCGATTATCGTAAACAATCGCTCAAAATCTTGGAGAACGATCGGAAGTGGCAATTATGCAGGTGTCTTTTCACATGATTCCCGTCCGGAAAGAGTAGTTAAAGTGTACGGGAGAAGTCCAGAGGATCTTAAAAAGGAAATCGAAGTATATAAAAGGTTAGGGAACCATGAAGCTTTTTCCACTCTTTATGGATACGGGGAAACGTATTTAGTATTAAAAAAACTTGAAGGGATCACGTTGTTTGACGCGGTTGTTAGGGGTGTTCCCATTCCTGAATCTGTTATTGACGATATTGATCGAGGTTTAGAATTTGCCAGGTCTGTCGGATTAAACCCATTTGATGTTCACGGGAAAAATGTAGTCATGCATGATGGCAGGGGATATATCGTTGATGTCTCTGATTTTTATAAAGAAGGGCATTGCCGTAAGTGGGATGATTTAAAAAAGGCCTATTACAAGATTTATAGACCCTATCTTTACAAGTATCATCCGAAGATTCCGTTTTTTATTGTGGATGGAGTACGAAAAGGCTATCGGATCTACCGCAAGTTGAAAAAAATGGGGAAAAAGAGAATTCAATTTGCAAAGACGAATAATATGAATAATCCCAGAAGATAAGGTATATATAAAAACGAAAGCCGATTAAAAAAATTGTTGTTTACCACTCGTTGTGGAATCCTCATTTCCGGTCGAGGTGATAAAGGGGAGGGAATAGAATGGATGATCGTCAATTTAGGAATGCAATGGGCAAATTCGCGACAGGAATCACGGTGGTGGCTGTAGAAGTGGACGGAAACATTCATGGGATGACAGCGAATGCATTTATGTCGGTTTCACTTAATCCCAAGCTTGTCGTCGTATCAATTGCTGAAAAAGCACATATGCTTGAAAAAATTAGACAGAGCAGAACATTCTCCGTCAATATTTTATCAGGAGACCAACAAGATATGTCTATGATTTTCGCTGGTCAGGTGAAAGATCATCAAGAAGTGGTATTCGAACGTTTAAACGGGGTTCCGGTTTTACCGAATGCTTTGGCACAAATTTCATGTGAAGTCACGAATGCATACGTTGAGGGAGATCATACACTTTTTATTGGCAAGGTAACTGACATTCAAATGAAAGATTCTGATCCGCTAATTTATTATAGTGGAAACTATAGGAGGCTGGCGGAGGAGTAATTATTCATATATAAAACTAGCTAAAAGTGAAGGAACCCAGATTATTATTATCGGGGTTCTTTTTATATTAGAAAATTATACGCGTATTCTTCTGAAAATTTTGATATTATTAAATTAATAATATATCGAAAGGGGTTATCTTATTTTGGTAGTGCAGCTTGAAAATATCTCTTTGAAGCGTGACGGAAAGTCGATTTTACAGGATATCCAGTGGGATATAAAAAAAGGAGAAAACTGGGTTTTGTTTGGCTTAAATGGCTCGGGGAAGACTGCGATATTAAATTTATTAAATGCGTACAACTTTCCGACAGAAGGGAAAATAACCGTTTTAGGAATGGAATTTGGGAAAACCTACCTTGGGGAGAAACTACGGAAGCAGATTGGGTTTATCTCATCCTCGCTGCAAGAGAAATTTCATCCCGGCGATAATGGCTTTGAGGTCGTCTTAAGCGGTGCATTTGCCACCATTGGCCTTTACGAAATGCCGACAGATGAAATGAGACGGAAAGCCAGCAAGCTGCTAGAGGATCTAGGCTGTATTGAGTATGCTAACCGCAATTATGAAACGTTGTCACAAGGGGAAAAACAACGGGTCCTAATAGGCCGGGCATTGATGGCTGATCCGGCACTGCTCATTTTTGATGAGCCGACAAACGGACTGGATTTTATTGCCCGTGAGCATCTCCTCGACTCGATCGAAAGAATCTCCGGCAGTCCTGACGCTCCAACGATGATTTATGTCACCCACCATGCAGAAGAAATCCTGCCAGTTTTCAATAAATCCTTGTTGTTGAAAGAGGGACAAGTCTTTGCCAAGGGAAACACAAAAGATATGATCTCAAGCGAGCAGCTAAGTCAATTCTTCCAAATGCCAGTTACAGTAACCTGGGAGGATTACCGGCCACTGATAACAAAACAATATTCCAAAGTACAATAAGAAAACGGCACCAAACAAAAAGGACCTGAGAAGGTCCTTTTTGTTTGGTGCCTTGTTTGGTGCCTGACACCCTTTCTACTTATGCCACGATTCAAATGGTGATATCCGACCAGCTATGATTGGGCCTTTTCAAATGCTAGTTTAAGTCCGAAGCCAAGCAGGGTAATCCCGGTTAATCCTTGAACAACTTTTTGAGTGGATGGTTTTTTCATAAATGTGCTGATTTGATTGATTAAATAAATAAACAGAATGAACCAAATTACAGTAAGCGCCGTATAGGTGATGCCCATAACGAGAAACGGAACAAAGGTGTCACTTCCGCGATCCACGAATTGCGGCAAAAAGGTTAGAAAGAAAACCGCTACCTTGGGGTTAAGGAGATTGGTTAGAAAACCTTGACGGAAGCATGATTTTTGTCCATATTTACTTTCCGTGCCTGCCTCTGCACCTGCGTCCGCTCCAGTGTTCTTTAAGGACCATAATGTTTTAAAGCCAATATACGTTAAATAAATCGCGCCAGCATATTTGAACACTGAAAATAATAAGGCTGATTTCACGATAATGGCAGAAAGTCCAATGACAGCGGCAAAAGTATGGATCATGAGGGCACAGCATGTTCCAAAAAGGGTTTTCATTCCGCCAGATCTGCCTACTGATAGCGTATTCTTTGTCGTCATCGCGGTATCTGGGCCAGGTAAAATAATTAAGAGTATACACATCAGGATAAATAGATAATAGTGCTGCAAATCAACATCCCCTTTCAGATTATTCATAAAACTTAGCTGATATAAATTTACCATAATCGGAAGCGGTCGTGTAAAGAAAAATCATAAAAAAGGAGTTAATTAACAAAAGGAATATGATAATAGGTATAATAAGGAGATGTTAACAAGGGAGTGGAAAAAGGATTGTGAAAGCAGTAAAAGGAATATTGATCGGACTTGCAATAATTTTCATGTTATTTTTAGGAATTGTCGCCCCTGTATCACTTATTGGGATGATTATTTTTATCGTTGGTTTAGTTTTAAAAAATCGGAGCCGAAATAGAAAAAATAGATTTGGGTGGGTAATTGCTGCTGGATTACTTTCTTCTTTTGTGCTAGCCATGATGTTCTCAACACCTCCTGAAGAAACAAACGAAGCAGGCCAACAGAAGACAGCTTCCGTTAAACAGGAAAAAGAGGAAGCGGCTGCAAAGAAGGCAAAGGAAAAAGCCGAGGCCGAAGCAAAAGCAGAGGAAGCTCGTAAAGCTGAAGAAAAAGCAAGAGCAGAAGAGCAAGCAAAAATAGAAGAGCAAGCAAGAGCGGAACAGGAAGATAAGGAAAAACAAGAAGCAGCTAAGACCTCACAAAAAGAGTTGGCAAAGAGTATGGGGTTAGAACTCATTACTGTCGGGCGAGTTGTTGACGGTGATACCTTTGTCACCTCTGATGGAAGAAAAGTCCGTTTAGTTGGGGTAAATACACCGGAATCAACAACAAGACATGAAGAATATGGCAAAGAGGCGAGCAATTATACGACCTCAAAGCTAAATGGAAAACAGGTGTGGATCCAAAAAGATGTATCGGAAACGGACCGGTATAGCCGTTTGCTTCGAATTGTTTGGTTAAGTGTACCGGCAAATGATATGGACGAAAATGAAATTCGTTCGAAAATGTTCAATGCTGATTTAGTGTTAAATGGCTACGCGGAACCATCTACTTATCCGCCCGATGTAAAATACAGCGAGTACTTTGTCAAGTTTGCCAGAGAGGCACGTGAGGCGAATAAGGGTCTTTGGGCCTTCGGCGAACAAGGAACAACAAAGGGTGACTTGGATTCTAGTTCCGGATCAACTTCAGGAGGAAATACATCTGGCGGTTCGACACCAGACAGCGGATCGTCAAATGCTGGTAAAGAATCATTTAAGAATTGTACAGAAATGAGAAAAGTGTATCCAGACGGTGTACCATCGACACATCCGGCATATGAATCACGGCATGACCGGGATAAAGATAACTGGGCGTGCGAATAAGCGATAAAAAATAATCCATGACGTGTGCATGGATTATTTTTTTTGCTCTTTTCTAAGGGAATGTTGCTTTTGGGATTCGCTCATTAAATGGCGAAATTCGCCTATTGAACATCTAAATTCGCTCATTAAATGGCGAAATTCGCTCATAGAGGGGTTAGGTCGTTAAATAAATTATGAAATGTAAATATGAAAGTGGAAAATTACATAAAAAATGAAACGTTGAAGAAATTGACCTAGATTTTTTACAACAAAATATTTGAAACAGCCTTAAAAAATAGTAAAAGTGCACTACTTCACAGATAAATCGATAATCAGGGGGTATAGTGAAAGTAGATTGATTAAGTCCGTATAATTGTGTAAAAAGAAAAGGGTCATTTTTATCCTACTTGGCTACAATGTTTAACAACCACGATAAACATAGAAAAGAGGAATAAAAATGACCCAATTACAGTTTAGCCTAGATTTGGAACTTTTAAAAGACTCAGTAATGAATTCAAATATAGATAACGTTGTTAAATCAGCTGTTGTTCTGGTTTTGAATGAGTACATGGAGAAAGAAAGAAATGATTACTTACACGCCGCTGCATATGAACGCTCTGTTGAGCGTCGTGATTACCGAAATGGCTACTACGAACGTGAGTTAACGATGAGTATCGGTAAGATAAAACTTAAGGTTCCTAGGACTCGAAATGGTGAGTTTTCACCTACGGTTTTTGAGAAATATGCACGTTGTGACCAGGCGTTAGTACTCTCTATGCTAGAGATGGTTATCAATGGCGTTTCTACACGTAAAGTTACACATATTGTGGAAC encodes:
- a CDS encoding RicAFT regulatory complex protein RicA family protein: MTKYTKDDIVARAAELARMIADTEEVDFFKRAEAHIHENQKVKALISDIKGLQKQAVNLQHYGKPEALKKVEDKIASIEQELDEIPVVQDFKQSQLEVNELLQLIASTISNTVTDEIIISTGGNVLMGETGASVKNGGGDCAGHDDCDHDH
- a CDS encoding outer spore coat protein CotE; this translates as MGEYREIITKAVVAKGRKFTQSNHTISPAHSPTSILGCWIINHKYNAKKVGKTVEIHGSYDINVWYSFNDNTKTEVVTERVQYTDVIKLKYRDHDCLDDNEICARVLQQPNCCEAVISPNGNRIIVHVEREFLVEVIGETKVCVRVSSEGCKDNDEDWGLDVDDEEFEELNPDFLVGSEEE
- a CDS encoding GNAT family N-acetyltransferase; amino-acid sequence: MAFPILATKRLNLIEITHQHVDPLYEILSCEDVTQFYGTNRFTLQVEASRLIDMFHKNFHEKRGIRWGIKLKENQRIIGTVGLNVLHLKNKRAEIGYELHPSFWRMGYASEAIKEVLQFSFNQLELNRIGAVVYPENEASVNLLLKLGFSKEGLLRGYIHQNEQFHDTYILSLLKHEWEKDQE
- a CDS encoding serine/threonine protein kinase encodes the protein MKSDAYIDLIEKELLPQIRLTIDSPFDPIIVNNRSKSWRTIGSGNYAGVFSHDSRPERVVKVYGRSPEDLKKEIEVYKRLGNHEAFSTLYGYGETYLVLKKLEGITLFDAVVRGVPIPESVIDDIDRGLEFARSVGLNPFDVHGKNVVMHDGRGYIVDVSDFYKEGHCRKWDDLKKAYYKIYRPYLYKYHPKIPFFIVDGVRKGYRIYRKLKKMGKKRIQFAKTNNMNNPRR
- a CDS encoding flavin reductase family protein, whose amino-acid sequence is MDDRQFRNAMGKFATGITVVAVEVDGNIHGMTANAFMSVSLNPKLVVVSIAEKAHMLEKIRQSRTFSVNILSGDQQDMSMIFAGQVKDHQEVVFERLNGVPVLPNALAQISCEVTNAYVEGDHTLFIGKVTDIQMKDSDPLIYYSGNYRRLAEE
- a CDS encoding ABC transporter ATP-binding protein, whose product is MVVQLENISLKRDGKSILQDIQWDIKKGENWVLFGLNGSGKTAILNLLNAYNFPTEGKITVLGMEFGKTYLGEKLRKQIGFISSSLQEKFHPGDNGFEVVLSGAFATIGLYEMPTDEMRRKASKLLEDLGCIEYANRNYETLSQGEKQRVLIGRALMADPALLIFDEPTNGLDFIAREHLLDSIERISGSPDAPTMIYVTHHAEEILPVFNKSLLLKEGQVFAKGNTKDMISSEQLSQFFQMPVTVTWEDYRPLITKQYSKVQ
- a CDS encoding LysE family translocator, translating into MQHYYLFILMCILLIILPGPDTAMTTKNTLSVGRSGGMKTLFGTCCALMIHTFAAVIGLSAIIVKSALLFSVFKYAGAIYLTYIGFKTLWSLKNTGADAGAEAGTESKYGQKSCFRQGFLTNLLNPKVAVFFLTFLPQFVDRGSDTFVPFLVMGITYTALTVIWFILFIYLINQISTFMKKPSTQKVVQGLTGITLLGFGLKLAFEKAQS
- a CDS encoding thermonuclease family protein, whose translation is MKAVKGILIGLAIIFMLFLGIVAPVSLIGMIIFIVGLVLKNRSRNRKNRFGWVIAAGLLSSFVLAMMFSTPPEETNEAGQQKTASVKQEKEEAAAKKAKEKAEAEAKAEEARKAEEKARAEEQAKIEEQARAEQEDKEKQEAAKTSQKELAKSMGLELITVGRVVDGDTFVTSDGRKVRLVGVNTPESTTRHEEYGKEASNYTTSKLNGKQVWIQKDVSETDRYSRLLRIVWLSVPANDMDENEIRSKMFNADLVLNGYAEPSTYPPDVKYSEYFVKFAREAREANKGLWAFGEQGTTKGDLDSSSGSTSGGNTSGGSTPDSGSSNAGKESFKNCTEMRKVYPDGVPSTHPAYESRHDRDKDNWACE